From Scophthalmus maximus strain ysfricsl-2021 chromosome 14, ASM2237912v1, whole genome shotgun sequence, one genomic window encodes:
- the cln5 gene encoding ceroid-lipofuscinosis neuronal protein 5, which translates to MSLCFSLLLLLLLHVVAPLVGTDARQQWPVPYRRFDGRPDADSYCEALFPFCPTGDEDGRIPYVRDSDVISVYRLQTPVWEFKYGDLLGKFHIMHDAIGFSSSETGANFTMEWYELFQLGNCTFPHLRPESYAPFWCNQGAACFFEGIDDSHWSQNGTLEKIGEVTGNQFNDMAQWVQDDNSTGIYYETWTVRSDPGPNATLWFESYDCSQFVHRTYRKLTELGAKLSSRSQTNYTKIYLYSGEPTYLGNDSAIFGQPALKNLAEDIRKFYHTFRPHQSFVDFTASLLEAYTQVVLDKSFYLYYNFEYWHLPMKSPYMQITYEEVPLP; encoded by the exons ATGAGTCTGTGTTTCagcctgttgctgctgctgctgcttcacgtcGTGGCTCCGCTCGTCGGGACCGATGCTCGGCAGCAGTGGCCCGTCCCCTACAG GCGGTTTGATGGTCGCCCTGACGCGGACTCTTACTGTGAAGCTCTCTTCCCATTCTGCCCGACCGGAGACGAGGATGGACGAATCCCCTACGTGAGGGACTCTGATGTGATCTCAGTTTATAGGCTGCAAACGCCTGTGTGGGAATTCAAGTACGGAGATCTGCTGGGGAAATTT CATATCATGCACGATGCCATCGGGTTCAGCAGTTCGGAGACGGGGGCCAACTTCACCATGGAGTGGTACGAGCTGTTCCAGCTGGGGAACTGCACCTTCCCTCACTTGCGGCCCGAGTCCTACGCACCGTTCTGGTGCAACCAGGGGGCGGCCTGCTTCTTCGAAGGCATCGACGACTCACACTGGTCACAAAACGGCACGTTGGAGAAAATAGGAGAAGTAACCG ggAACCAGTTCAATGACATGGCCCAGTGGGTCCAGGACGACAACTCGACTGGGATCTATTACGAGACGTGGACCGTTCGCTCCGACCCCGGCCCCAACGCCACGTTGTGGTTCGAGTCTTACGACTGCTCCCAGTTCGTCCACCGCACGTACAGGAAGCTGACGGAGCTCGGAGCCAAGCTGTCGAGTCGCTCGCAAACCAACTACACCAAGATCTACCTGTACAGCGGCGAGCCCACGTACCTCGGGAACGACAGCGCCATTTTCGGTCAGCCCGCCCTGAAGAACCTGGCGGAGGACATCCGTAAATTCTACCACACGTTCCGGCCGCACCAGTCGTTCGTAGACTTCACCGCCAGTCTGTTGGAGGCGTACACACAGGTGGTGTTGGACAAGAGCTTTTACCTCTACTACAACTTCGAGTACTGGCATCTGCCAATGAAATCTCCATATATGCAGATTACATATGAGGAGGTGCCTTTGCCTTAA
- the fbxl3a gene encoding F-box/LRR-repeat protein 3, whose product MKRMKGAEEDSDSSPSKSPPEERKKVRKQVDEDPEAAAVASESPDSEWARLPQELLLHVFQYLPLLDRAFASQVCRRWNQAFHMPELWRCFEFELNQPASSYLKATHPDLIKQIIKRHSNHLQYVSFKVDSSTESAEAACDILSQLVNCSLKTLGLISTARPSFMEVPKSHFISALTVVFVNSKSLSSLKIDDTPVDDPSLKVLVANNSDTLKLLKMSSCPHVSPAGILCVADQCHGLRELALNYHLLSDELLLALSSEKHVHLEHLRIDVVSDNPGQHFHTIKKSSWDAMVRHSPKFNLVMYFFLYEDEFSPFFNEEVPVTHLYFGRSVSKEVLGRVGLHCPRLVELVVCANGLRPLDEELIRIAKHCTQLSAIGLGECEVSCSAFVEFVKMCGRRLSQLSIMEEVLIPDHQYSLDEIHWEVSKHLGRVWFPDMMPTW is encoded by the exons ATGAAGCGAATGAAAGGAGCCGAGGAGGACAGCGACAGCTCCCCGAGCAAGAGCCCGCCAGAGGAGCGCAAGAAGGTTCGGAAGCAGGTGGACGAGGATCCAGAGGCCGCGGCGGTGGCCAGTGAGTCGCCGGACTCTGAGTGGGCCCGACTGCCCCAGGAGCTCCTGCTCCACGTCTTCCAGTACCTCCCGCTGCTGGACCGGGCTTTCGCCTCGCAGGTGTGTCGCCGGTGGAACCAGGCCTTCCACATGCCGGAGCTGTGGAGATGCTTTGAGTTTGAGCTCAACCAGCCTGCAAGCTCCTACCTGAAGGCCACACATCCAGACCTCATCAAGCAGATCATAAAGAGGCACTCCAACCACCTGCAGTACGTGAGCTTCAAG GTGGACAGTAGTACGGAGTCTGCAGAGGCTGCGTGTGACATTCTTTCACAGTTGGTCAATTGCTCACTGAAGACCTTGGGGCTTATCTCTACCGCCAGGCCAAGCTTCATGGAAGTTCCAAAG TCTCACTTCATCTCGGCTCTGACCGTGGTGTTCGTCAACTCCAAGTCGTTGTCTTCGCTGAAGATCGACGACACGCCGGTTGACGATCCGTCTCTCAAGGTGCTGGTGGCCAACAACAGTGACACCCTGAAGCTGCTGAAGATGAGCAGCTGCCCTCACGTCTCTCCAGCAG gAATTCTGTGTGTGGCGGACCAGTGTCACGGGCTGAGAGAGCTGGCGCTGAACTACCACCTCCTGAGTGACGAACTGCTGCTGGCACTCTCCTCGGAGAAACACGTCCACCTGGAACACTTGCGCATCGACGTGGTGAGCGATAACCCTGGGCAGCACTTCCACACCATCAAGAAGAGCAGCTGGGACGCCATGGTGCGGCACTCGCCCAAATTCAACTTGGTCATGTACTTCTTTCTCTACGAAGACGAGTTCAGCCCCTTCTTCAACGAGGAGGTCCCCGTCACGCACCTCTACTTCGGCCGCTCCGTCAGCAAGGAGGTCCTGGGCCGCGTCGGCCTCCACTGCCCCCGCctggtggagctggtggtgTGCGCCAACGGCCTCCGTCCGCTGGACGAGGAGCTGATCCGCATCGCGAAGCACTGCACCCAGCTGTCGGCCATCGGCCTGGGCGAGTGCGAGGTGTCCTGCAGCGCGTTCGTGGAGTTCGTGAAGATGTGCGGCCGGAGGCTGTCCCAGCTCTCCATCATGGAGGAGGTGCTGATCCCCGATCACCAGTACTCGCTGGATGAGATTCACTGGGAGGTTTCGAAGCACCTCGGTCGCGTGTGGTTCCCGGACATGATGCCGACCTGGTAA
- the zgc:162944 gene encoding glutamine amidotransferase-like class 1 domain-containing protein 3, mitochondrial — protein sequence MLFLLRHSGRTLLTLSSARTVTTSSYSAHMGKRVAVVLAGCGVFDGSEIHEASAVLVHLSRGGASVNMFAPNIDQMHVVDHLKGAPSEEKRNVLVESARLARGNIQDLSKLSVKDHDAVVFPGGFGAAKNLCTWAVQGKDCSVNEEVKAALQAFHGEGKPIGLCCISPVLAAKVFPGCEVTVGLEKDDKYPDTTDTAAAISQLGCKHVSKRVGESHVDEKNKLVTTCAFMCDAPIHEIFDGIGLMVRDVLKLA from the exons ATGCTCTTCCTGCTGCGCCACAGCGGCCGAACCCTCCTGACGCTCAGCTCCGCGCGGACCGTGACAACAAGCTCTTACTCCGCTCACATGGGGAAGCGAGTGGCCGTGGTGCTGGCGGGCTGCGGGGTGTTCGACGGCAGCGAGATCCACGAGGCCTCCGCCGTCCTGGTTCACCTGAGCAGAGGAGGCGCAAGT GTGAACATGTTCGCCCCCAACATCGACCAGATGCACGTGGTGGATCATCTGAAAGGAGCACCGTCCGAGGAGAAGAGGAACGTTTTGGTGGAGAGCGCACGGCTGGCCCGCGGAAACATCCAGGACCTGTCCAAGCTCAGCGTCAAAGACCATGACGCCGTCGTGTTCCCAG GTGGTTTCGGGGCGGCGAAGAACCTGTGCACGTGGGCGGTGCAGGGGAAGGACTGCTCCGTCAACGAGGAGGTCAAGGCCGCGCTGCAGGCGTTCCACGGCGAGGGCAAACCCATCGGCCTCTGCTGCATCTCGCCTGTCCTGGCCGCCAAGGTGTTCCCTGGGTGCGAGGTCACCGTCGGCCTTGAGAAGGACGATAA GTACCCCGACACCACCGACACCGCGGCGGCCATCAGCCAGCTGGGCTGCAAACACGTGAGCAAGAGGGTCGGCGAGAGCCACGTGGACGAGAAGAACAAGCTGGTCACCACCTGCGCCTTCATGTGCGACGCTCCCATCCACGAGATATTCGACGGCATCGGGTTGATGGTGCGGGACGTGCTGAAACTCGCCTGA